A stretch of the Flavobacterium sp. 5 genome encodes the following:
- the rpsU gene encoding 30S ribosomal protein S21 — MLIIPIKDGENIDRALKRYKRKFDKTGTVRQLRARTAFIKPSVINRMKFQKAAYIQNMRDSIENI, encoded by the coding sequence ATGTTAATTATACCAATTAAAGACGGAGAAAATATCGATAGAGCACTTAAACGCTACAAAAGAAAATTCGATAAAACTGGAACTGTAAGACAATTAAGAGCACGTACTGCTTTTATTAAGCCATCAGTTATCAATAGAATGAAATTCCAAAAAGCGGCTTATATCCAAAATATGAGAGATAGTATTGAGAATATCTAA
- a CDS encoding amino acid permease, with the protein MSIWKRKPLAQLLAEAADSEKGLKRTLTAWSLIALGIGAIIGAGLFVRTATAAAQNAGPSVTIAFIVAAVGCALAGLCYAELSSSIPISGSAYTYTYATMGEFLAWIIGWDLILEYAVGAATVGIAWSEYLNNLLVNVLHVSPIPFEYSHSPFQTSSDGVSGIINLPALFIVAAISLLLIKGIQESAFVNGIIVVVKVIIVILIIVIGWNFVNPANHTPYIPQPSVFTDEHGVGHSYGGIMGILGAAGTVFFAFIGFDAVSTAAQETKNPKKNMPIGILGSLAVCTVLYILFAHVLTGLEPVEFFRTEGKEASVALAIKNAMGVNYEWLGQFVTVAILAGFSSVILVMLLGQSRVFYSMGKDGLLPKSFSTLHSKYKTPYKANIAILVIVGSFAAFIPGDIVGDMTSIGTLFAFVLVCISVIILRKKEPNMVREFKTPWVPFVPLLGVAVCFAMMYGLGWTNWLRLFAWMALGVIFYFSYGKKNSVLNNPEK; encoded by the coding sequence ATGTCAATTTGGAAAAGAAAACCACTAGCACAACTGCTAGCAGAAGCCGCTGATTCTGAAAAAGGATTAAAAAGAACATTAACTGCTTGGTCATTAATTGCATTAGGCATAGGTGCTATTATTGGCGCCGGTTTATTTGTAAGAACAGCTACAGCAGCAGCACAAAATGCTGGTCCATCTGTAACCATTGCTTTCATTGTTGCCGCAGTTGGTTGTGCTTTGGCTGGATTATGTTATGCTGAATTATCTTCTTCAATTCCAATATCTGGAAGCGCCTATACCTATACTTATGCAACTATGGGTGAATTTTTAGCTTGGATTATTGGATGGGATTTAATACTTGAATATGCCGTTGGTGCTGCTACAGTAGGAATCGCCTGGAGTGAGTACCTCAACAACCTACTAGTCAATGTGTTACACGTCAGTCCAATACCATTTGAATACTCACACTCACCATTTCAAACCTCATCAGATGGAGTAAGTGGTATAATTAATTTACCTGCCTTATTTATAGTAGCAGCTATAAGCTTATTATTAATAAAAGGGATTCAAGAATCAGCTTTTGTTAATGGTATAATTGTAGTAGTAAAAGTGATTATTGTAATCTTAATTATAGTTATCGGATGGAATTTTGTTAATCCTGCAAACCACACACCTTACATACCACAACCTTCAGTTTTTACAGATGAACATGGGGTTGGTCATAGTTACGGAGGTATTATGGGAATCTTAGGTGCTGCTGGTACTGTTTTCTTTGCTTTTATTGGATTTGACGCAGTAAGTACTGCTGCTCAAGAGACAAAAAATCCAAAGAAAAATATGCCAATTGGAATATTAGGTTCTTTAGCCGTTTGTACTGTTTTATACATTCTTTTTGCGCATGTTTTAACAGGTCTTGAGCCAGTTGAATTTTTCAGAACAGAAGGAAAAGAAGCATCTGTAGCTTTGGCTATTAAAAATGCAATGGGAGTTAATTACGAATGGTTAGGTCAATTTGTAACTGTAGCAATTCTTGCAGGGTTTTCTTCTGTAATATTGGTAATGTTGTTAGGACAATCAAGAGTTTTTTACTCAATGGGTAAAGACGGCTTACTTCCTAAATCATTCAGCACATTACACTCAAAATACAAAACACCATATAAAGCTAATATAGCAATATTGGTAATTGTAGGTTCATTTGCAGCCTTTATTCCTGGTGATATCGTGGGTGACATGACTAGTATAGGAACTTTATTTGCCTTTGTATTAGTTTGTATATCCGTAATTATTTTAAGAAAAAAAGAACCAAATATGGTTCGTGAATTCAAAACTCCTTGGGTTCCTTTTGTTCCTTTATTAGGAGTTGCAGTATGTTTTGCAATGATGTATGGTTTAGGCTGGACAAACTGGCTAAGGCTTTTTGCATGGATGGCACTTGGAGTAATATTCTATTTTTCTTATGGTAAGAAAAACAGTGTACTAAACAATCCTGAAAAATAA
- a CDS encoding ComEA family DNA-binding protein: MFLKFTKEQRIGFFLLFAIIIALQLIYFFADFSSVSQNDSDKQQWLALQTKVDSLKLLKSNEKQTIYLFNPNFISDYKGYKLGMSVEEIDRLLAFRKQNKFVNSAKEFQAVTKVSDSLLNAIAPFFKFPDWVNHRRGDNEYENFSNKTFVKKEKIVIIDINQATQEDLIKINGIGEAISLRILTQKEKLGVFVSMEQMKEVWGLSPEVILSLNKHFAITKLPDLNKIDINNASLKELSMFFYFKNNLARQIVKYRSMNGDFKNIEDLIKINDFPVDKAKYISLYLSF; encoded by the coding sequence ATGTTTTTAAAATTTACTAAGGAACAGCGAATTGGATTTTTTTTGCTTTTTGCGATTATTATTGCTTTACAATTAATCTATTTTTTTGCTGATTTTAGTTCAGTCAGTCAAAATGACTCAGATAAACAGCAATGGCTTGCTTTACAGACCAAAGTAGATTCTCTAAAATTACTGAAATCCAATGAAAAGCAAACGATTTATCTTTTTAATCCAAATTTCATTTCAGATTATAAGGGATATAAATTAGGAATGTCTGTTGAGGAGATTGATAGGCTTTTAGCTTTTAGAAAGCAAAATAAATTTGTCAATTCTGCCAAAGAGTTTCAGGCTGTCACAAAAGTTTCGGATTCTTTGTTGAATGCAATCGCCCCTTTTTTTAAATTTCCAGATTGGGTTAATCATAGAAGAGGTGATAATGAATATGAAAATTTTTCAAATAAGACTTTTGTCAAAAAAGAAAAAATTGTGATTATTGATATAAATCAAGCGACACAAGAGGATTTAATTAAGATTAATGGAATCGGAGAAGCCATATCATTGAGGATTTTAACTCAAAAAGAAAAATTAGGTGTTTTCGTATCGATGGAGCAGATGAAAGAAGTTTGGGGCCTGTCTCCAGAGGTGATTCTAAGTTTAAACAAACACTTTGCTATTACAAAACTTCCTGATTTAAATAAAATAGATATTAATAATGCTTCTTTAAAAGAGTTATCGATGTTTTTTTATTTTAAAAATAATCTTGCAAGACAGATTGTAAAATACAGGAGTATGAATGGTGATTTTAAAAATATTGAGGATTTGATAAAAATTAACGACTTTCCTGTTGATAAAGCAAAATATATTAGCTTATATTTGAGCTTTTAA
- a CDS encoding acyl-CoA dehydrogenase family protein — translation MNFDYSETQSLIAQSIKDFAEKNIRPYIMEWDEAQIFPTQLFKKLGEMGFMGVLVPVELGGSGLGYHEYITVVEEISKVDPSIGLSVAAHNSLCTNHILTFGNEEQKKKWIPKLATAEHIGAWGLTEHNTGSDAGGMNTTAVRDGDFWVVNGAKNFITHAISGDIAVVIVRTGEKGDSKGMTAFVFEKGTKGFTSGKKENKLGMRASETAELIFDNCRIPDANRLGEVGQGFVQSMKILDGGRISIGALSLGIAKGAYEAALKYSKERHQFGQPISDFQAISFKLADMATEIEASELLLHKAAFLKEQHRPVTTLGAMAKMYSSEVCVKVANDAVQIHGGYGYTKDYPVEKFYRDSKLCTIGEGTTEIQKLVISRNILK, via the coding sequence ATGAATTTTGATTATAGCGAAACACAATCTTTAATAGCGCAATCTATAAAAGATTTTGCCGAAAAAAATATAAGACCTTATATAATGGAGTGGGATGAAGCTCAGATTTTCCCAACGCAGCTTTTTAAAAAATTAGGTGAGATGGGGTTTATGGGAGTTTTAGTTCCAGTCGAATTGGGTGGCTCAGGCTTAGGGTATCATGAGTATATTACAGTTGTAGAGGAGATTTCCAAAGTCGATCCGTCTATCGGATTATCAGTTGCAGCTCATAATTCGTTATGTACAAATCATATTTTAACTTTTGGTAATGAAGAGCAAAAGAAAAAATGGATTCCAAAACTTGCTACTGCTGAGCATATAGGTGCCTGGGGATTAACTGAGCATAATACCGGATCCGATGCTGGGGGAATGAATACAACTGCAGTTCGAGATGGTGATTTTTGGGTAGTAAATGGAGCTAAAAACTTTATTACACATGCTATTTCTGGGGATATTGCTGTGGTGATTGTTCGTACTGGTGAAAAAGGAGATTCTAAAGGAATGACTGCATTCGTTTTCGAAAAAGGAACAAAAGGATTTACATCGGGGAAAAAAGAAAATAAATTAGGAATGCGTGCGAGTGAAACAGCTGAATTGATTTTTGATAATTGTCGTATTCCAGATGCAAATAGATTAGGTGAAGTAGGGCAAGGGTTTGTTCAGTCTATGAAAATTCTGGATGGAGGACGTATCTCAATTGGTGCTTTATCCTTGGGTATTGCAAAAGGAGCTTATGAAGCAGCTTTGAAATATTCTAAAGAAAGACATCAGTTTGGTCAGCCTATATCCGATTTTCAGGCGATTTCCTTCAAATTGGCAGATATGGCTACAGAAATCGAAGCTTCCGAATTGCTATTACATAAAGCGGCTTTTCTGAAAGAGCAACACAGACCCGTGACAACGTTAGGTGCAATGGCAAAAATGTATTCTTCCGAAGTTTGTGTAAAAGTGGCTAATGATGCTGTACAGATACATGGTGGTTATGGTTATACTAAAGATTATCCTGTGGAGAAATTCTACAGGGATTCAAAATTATGTACTATAGGTGAAGGAACTACCGAAATCCAGAAATTAGTAATTTCAAGGAATATTTTAAAGTAA
- a CDS encoding tyrosine-type recombinase/integrase — protein MTTNNKEAFRNYLQLEKKYSPYTVNAYLNDISYFEVFNKECFEQDAIEQVNYSQIRSWIVTLVDDGISNSTVNRKIASLKAFYKFLLKIKQIQINPLLKHKALKTEKKLQIPFSEKELAEALSQNPVPEGFEEVRNKLIVELFYTAGIRRTELIHLKLANVNFGSGTIKVLGKRNKERILPVLPVVSEQLLKYVKERSLLDIIVDAEYLFITKKGLKLNDSFVYRLINSYFSTVSEKVKKSPHILRHTFATHLLNNGADLNSVKELLGHSSLASTQIYTHSSLFELKKVYQNAHPRNKK, from the coding sequence ATGACTACAAATAATAAAGAAGCATTTAGAAATTATCTGCAACTCGAAAAAAAATATTCTCCATATACTGTAAATGCTTACTTAAATGATATCTCTTATTTTGAGGTGTTTAATAAGGAGTGTTTTGAGCAGGATGCTATTGAGCAGGTTAATTATAGTCAAATTAGAAGTTGGATCGTTACGCTTGTAGATGATGGTATTTCCAATAGTACTGTGAATAGGAAAATAGCTTCCCTGAAAGCTTTTTATAAATTTCTTTTAAAGATAAAACAAATTCAGATTAATCCATTATTGAAGCATAAAGCTTTAAAAACGGAAAAAAAACTTCAGATTCCTTTTTCTGAAAAAGAATTAGCTGAAGCTTTATCTCAAAATCCAGTTCCAGAAGGATTTGAAGAGGTGAGGAATAAGCTTATAGTTGAATTGTTTTATACTGCAGGAATCCGAAGAACGGAACTTATTCATTTAAAGCTTGCAAATGTGAATTTTGGCAGTGGAACTATAAAGGTTTTGGGTAAGAGGAATAAAGAGCGTATTCTTCCAGTTTTGCCTGTAGTTTCAGAACAATTATTAAAGTATGTAAAGGAGCGCTCATTGCTAGATATTATAGTTGATGCGGAATATTTATTCATTACAAAAAAAGGGTTAAAATTAAATGATTCTTTTGTGTATCGATTAATAAATTCATACTTTAGTACTGTCTCCGAAAAGGTAAAAAAGAGTCCGCATATATTAAGACATACATTTGCGACCCATTTATTGAATAACGGAGCTGATTTGAATTCAGTTAAAGAATTATTAGGGCACTCCAGTCTTGCGTCAACTCAGATTTATACTCATAGTAGTTTGTTTGAACTCAAAAAAGTATATCAGAATGCGCATCCTAGAAATAAAAAATAA